Below is a genomic region from Carassius auratus strain Wakin chromosome 2, ASM336829v1, whole genome shotgun sequence.
TCTTCTTCGTGCAGGAAACATGGGTTGTAAAAAATCCAAGTTGGACGGTGACCGAAATGGAGGTGTGCTTGAAGGGAACAAACAGCAGCCAGTACGTACTGACCAAACTGTATATGTGAGAGATCCAACCTCCCATAAGCCCAATATAGTAAGTAGTGAGTAGTGATGGGGGGAAAACATCTTGTCATGTTAAGATCACGTTGGCTGTTTTGACTTTCATAGACTCTAAAGAGAAGGGGTTTTAGTAtacctttaaaacacatccatgaTTATATTACGATTATAcgaaatgttttatttcacagAATAATCCGACTCCAGGCCTTTTGCCTGGTCAGGTGTTCCAAAATATGGAAGGTAGGTCTGATGAGCTTTATTCCACATTCTGATGCTATtgtaaaactgcttttatttatttattcattaatttatttaatacagacaAGGACAAAATAGCCATTGCTTTGTATCAATATGACGCCATTCATGCTGATGATCTGGGCTTTAAAAAAGGAGAGAAGTTAAAAATTCTTGAAGAGTGAGTGAATGTCATCATCTGTTATTTCTAGTCGCCTGTTATTGTTGCCCTATTTGAAGTGTGATGTTTATTGTgaggtgtgattttttttttttttcaggcacgGAGAGTGGTGGAAGGCGAGGTCTTTGACCACAGGAAAGGAAGGATATATTCCATCAAACTATGTTGCAGAAGCTGACACTATGGAAACAGAAGCGTGAGTGCTGTAACTATACATATATGTTCAGCTTTGAGCCCTTTATCTTATTCATCTTGGTTTGTCTTGATTTACCATGCATGCAATTTAGATGGTTCTTCAAAGATATCACACGGAAGGATGCAGAGAGGCAACTGCTGGCACCTGCTAACAAACCTGGGTCCTACCTCATCCGGGAGAGTGAAACCTCAAAAGGTGCACACTGTCTCCTAATGTCCTTTCTGGCAAAATAAATGCTTGGTGTAATCTGTTCTGCATTGTTGTGAACAGGAAGTTATTCACTCTCAGTCAGAGACGTGGACGCTCAGAGGCAGGATGTTGTTAAGCATTATAAAATCAGATCGCTGGATAATGGAGGCTACTACATCTCTCCAAAAATCACATTCAGTGACATCAGCAGCATGATAAAACATTACCACAGTAAGTCCTAAGGATGCCAAAAATAAGCGTTGATATATTGTGTAGCTGCCTAAATAAAATGTACTGCAtgctttaatattaaatgtttctcatttatttatacatgtagaaatgaatattaatgcatataataataacatgtactgtatatgtgtgtgtatagtcactttaataaaatgcatgttttatctatacatatatttaatgcatttatacaggtattgttatttatttaagtttaaatattagatatatatctatataatatgTTAAttgatgtgtgtttatgtattgtTTGCTGAAATAAGAAGGATGCATATCATTTTGACACAGAACAGGCAGATGGATTGTGTCGAAAACTAGAGAAACCATGTGAGAAGCCCAAAGCACAGAAACCTTGGGACAAAGATGCATGGGAAATCTCTAAAGAATCCATAAAGATGGTGAAGAAGCTCGGAGCAGGGCAGTTCGGAGAGGTGTGGATGGGTGAGTTAAAGATCTGGAATTTGCCCCGAAGTCACAAACATTCATTTAGCCATGGAGTGTTTCCTCAATCAGAAGTCCATTACGTGTTCAGCTTTGCTAAACTACGCCAAAAGTATTGCTCTCGCTCTCTTCTTTATGGTCTTGTTATTCAAATTCTCTCCGTCTCTAAGATCCCCCAAGCGCTTGATCAAAATCCCCGCTGTTTTATGGGCTCTTCAGCGGGCTTAGAAGTGGCGTCCTTCAGTGTTCATATCGATTAATCAACCTTCTCTGAACATGTGTCGGCTTTTTGTTGTTATCTAATTCTTTGAGCCGTAAAAGCTTTGACAACTCGCATTCAAATCTCGAGTCTTCCTGCCGTGGCTTCTGCCTGGCATGAATGGCTCCCTTGTAGCTCGGACCGAAAGACACAGACGAAACTCTTATCAGTCAGATCTGAGGAGGAAACTGCTAGGATTTGCATTTGGATTTCGTTATTATTCATACGCCTCTTTCCCTTTCAGCTGACATGATGAATTGCAGGAAGCGGCCTTAGTAAATATACAAAGGCCTTGTTGGTGCCTTAAACACACTAGAAGTCCGTATGATGACCGATGCACTTGACAGAAAGGCTTCCCTCTGTTTGGCTTGTGACTCACTTTGTTACGTCTCAGCAACATTTCAGACAAACTGTTAGATTGCATCGGCTAAGATGCACATTCAGGCATCACAAGTCCGGGAGATAATTAATATGCAAGCCACTTTAAAGCTCTGAAAGTTGTCTTGAATTTTGAATGATGAACAGGGAAATGGCATTTAAGTGGAACAAGGGATAAGCACACGGTGCAAGTTGTGCAACATGTCTGATGTCTGTTAACTTCCCCGTGGTCAGTAACGGTCCTTCACATCCTGGCACCGTGTCATCACTTCTGAGAAATGTAGTTTATGGACAGCTGTGAGTTGCGTAAGATCCCTGGTGAGAAAATGTGAGGATTCGGAGGAGTCGGTTCCTAAAAAAGGCTTTTCAGGACCGACTGACGGTTCCTACATCTCTGCTGATGAATTCTCTGTTCCATGGTTGCGTTTCGTGCTAGACTCTGCCTTTAGTTCGCTGTTTTGTGGCTGGACTGCGACTGTGGCATTGGAACAGGAAGATTATTTATAACCACAGTCACAGTTTTAATTGTGCTTTCTTTTTGCTTGCAGCCTACTATAATAACAGCACAAAAGTGGCGGTGAAAACGCTGAAGCCGGGCACAATGTCAGTGGAGGCTTTCCTAGAGGAGGCCAACCTGATGAAAACCTTACAGCACGACAGACTCGTGCGACTCTACGCTGTCGTCACCAAAACTGAGCCCATCTACATCATCACTGAGTTCATGGCAAATGGTACAAGAAACACATACTCTTTAAATGAAGAGTTACAGTTCGAGAAATCCTGAAGAAAATTGTATTCTCAGTGACTTTCTTTTTCTGCAGGAAGCTTATTGGATTTCTTGAAAAGTCCGGCTGGCTGCAAAGTACAGTTACCGAAGCTGATAGATTTTTCGGCACAGGTAAAAATCCCTCCGTTTCCGGATTCTGGGGGTAACTTTTTACGGGTTTTTGCGTCATAAGGCTGACATCACTTTTTCCATTAGTAAAAAGAGGAACAGATTCTCTTGTCTGTGCATATTTAAAACAGAGAATTATCAGTCAGTAATTTTCTCAAGAATGAAAGATCTCATTAGATTTACAAAACCGAGTTTAAGATAGAATTTCTGTGTCATGTGACAACCAgaatattgatgatgtaacgtGTGTTAATGATTTGgacaaatgagaaagaaaaaaagactggttaaAGTATTTACAGTCATAACCAACTGTTTCAAAAGTCAATGCTTTTAATTGTcttttgaagaaaaacaaaaaataaatgtaaggaaGAATGTTTCTTTTCTCTATGAGTCTTAAGGACGTTAAAAGATAGCCTAGAATCTGATTTCTTGTGAAACAGCACTAAATGGCAAAACTGCATATCCTGTTTCAGAGAGTGAAAGAGGATGCCAATGGGGAAGTGAGACAACACAATTTTCCCTTTGTTAAAGCAGCTTTTACTCTTCGCGACTACACCCATttctgaagtgaaaaaaaaaaatcctgcttaTTTACTATGATCCACTCCACTAACTGGCTAATTCAAGTCCTCACACagatgtgtgtgcatatgctcttatgttcaaaagttttgggtgtcAGAAATCTCTcatgtttaccaaggctgcatttatttgatcagacatacagtaatattgtgaagtactATTACAATAAATTTTCTCTATTTCAATacattcctgtaatggcaaagctgaattttcagccgtTTTAAGAGAACAGGTGCTGATTTAGTGATTCTTTTCTTAAAAGAAGCAAtgctggaaacagttgtgctgtatgatattttgtgaaaactttgtataggattctttgatgaattgaaagttcaaaagagagCATTAATTTgctatacaaaatattttgtaacattataaatgtctttactgtcttgcACATTCAATTTATTGTGTCAGTGTGTTCAGTTTAAAAGATCTTCAAACTGagtgtactgtatgtttgtttgtgtcagcgatgctgagtttgtgtgtgtctctgcagaTAGCTGAAGGTATGGCCTACATTGAGAAGAAGAATTATATCCACCGAGACCTGAGAGCAGCTAATGTGCTGGTTTCAGACAGCCTGTTGTGTAAAATAGCTGATTTTGGCCTGGCCAGAGTAATTGAGGATGACCAATACACAGCCAGAGAAGGTGAGTGTTTGACACCTTTCCGTGGTTTAGCGGCATATTGGATGGATGAGTCATTTTCTTCAGCATTACCGTGTCAGACTGCACTCCTCACTGTGCCTGCTAAGGCTGTTAATCATACTGATATTGTGATAGTTTTCCTGCATCAGCAGATCTGATTGATCTGTGTGAATTTGTGTGCTCTGTGTCTCAGGAGCAAAATTTCCCATCAAATGGACGGCACCCGAGGCCATCAACTACGGTTCATTCACCATCAAATCAGACATGTGGTCCTTTGGGGTTCTCCTGTATGAGATTATAACATACGGGAAAATTCCGTATCCAGGTAATAGAATTGTGTTAATGGCACCTTGATTACATTTGAGTTGAGCTAAAGCATTTCAGTATATTGAGAGCTAGCAGCAGATTGTTTTGTCAGGACTTTGTCGACATCTTCTGGTCAAAGGGTGTTAGGTACTTTAAGCGTTTCGGTTTCGCTCCGTTTGAAATTTCTGAAACTGTGAATTGTGTCCTTTCTGTGATGCAGATGTTattgaatgtaattgtaaaaataatgactTGCATCCTGAGCACTCATTGGTTGAGAAATATATTTAGCTCTATTTTAAGGGAAAGCACTATAAAGGCAAAAAGGTTTTATTCACTggtcagttttgagattttgGCCAATTTTGCTTTCATTACATGACTTCCTTTAGACTGGTGGAAAGAGTatgaaaagtatatatttaatttattgcacTGAGCAAAACATCTCCACTTTTTCTAGAACTTACATTAACCGAACTTTACCGTTTTCTTCCTTTTTGTTCCTAAAAACATAAcacatttattcatgtattttctgATTAACGGAGATATCCAAAATCCCCTTTGTAACGATCTTTAATATGtcacaaaatgaaacaagaattttgaacctggctttatccaaTGTTACAGTTTCTGCCttgaaaatgtatgcaaatgagtgcatatttaattagataatatatcaattgcatatttaaaaataaaaataaaaaagttttgtcaTCTTGTACTGTGATTAATCAACTAGGAAAGTATGGTGATGTCTATTAGTTAAAATTAGTCCAAACACCTGTGGTGTCTTGTAATAATCGTAGACAAAAATACCTTTCTGAAAATATTCCTTGTGACATTTATTACTcagtttttcctctttctctctatcaGTCCACTTACACTTTCACTACTTTCTTTTTTGTGCCTCAGGCATGAGTAACGGTGAAGTCATGAACTCTGTTCAGAGAGGTTACCGGATGCCCCGTCCTGAGAACTGTCCCACTGAACTTTATGACATCATGACCACGTGCTGGAAGACTAAACCAGAAGACCGGCCCACGTTTGACTATATTCAGAGTGTACTAGATGACTTCTACACAGCCACCGAGGGCCAGTACCAGCAGCAGCCATGAGGACGCAAACTCATCCGTCATATCTTTGTACTGTTTCAAGATGATCAAAAGATCTATGAATCGATGTTCTAATATGTAACTAATAATGGGATCAATCTGCTTACTTATGTGTAAGCAAGGTTCAGATTTTCTATTTCTGCTTCAAATTGAAGTTTGAACAGCCTGTTTTGCTCTTCACATTCAGATTTCAATGGCTGCATTtcaatttgtaaataattatatatttcaaagtAGCCTACCAAAGTTTAATTGTTAGTTttacacatcaaaaaaaaaaaaaaaaaaaaaaaaaattaagctagGGCTTTGCAAACTGGAGTCTGGGAGCTACTTATAGGGTCCGCAaataaattcagagcaaataaaAGATTTTACTTTAAGGGCTGTCCAAGGAAGGATATTTATTGTAAATGGAGCTAAACCAATACATTTGAatcaaaataatgttgttgttgtttttttatttttttcaaatggaatgaaacatttataaatgacattatatctctgtccatgtgtttttgtaagtggGTGGGACCCTCGAAAAGGATCATCATAGTCTGAAACCTctggtttaaattaaaatagttgGATGACTAAATGAAATCCAGACACTGTAAaccactgtttgtttgtttgttttgctttttaataaaaaataataacattttaataacaatattgataATGCTACAATAATGAACAGTGACAGAGggcaatattttgtaattaagtAAATTGCTCGGTCTTTGATTAG
It encodes:
- the LOC113117495 gene encoding tyrosine-protein kinase Lyn-like gives rise to the protein MGCKKSKLDGDRNGGVLEGNKQQPVRTDQTVYVRDPTSHKPNINNPTPGLLPGQVFQNMEDKDKIAIALYQYDAIHADDLGFKKGEKLKILEEHGEWWKARSLTTGKEGYIPSNYVAEADTMETEAWFFKDITRKDAERQLLAPANKPGSYLIRESETSKGSYSLSVRDVDAQRQDVVKHYKIRSLDNGGYYISPKITFSDISSMIKHYHKQADGLCRKLEKPCEKPKAQKPWDKDAWEISKESIKMVKKLGAGQFGEVWMAYYNNSTKVAVKTLKPGTMSVEAFLEEANLMKTLQHDRLVRLYAVVTKTEPIYIITEFMANGSLLDFLKSPAGCKVQLPKLIDFSAQIAEGMAYIEKKNYIHRDLRAANVLVSDSLLCKIADFGLARVIEDDQYTAREGAKFPIKWTAPEAINYGSFTIKSDMWSFGVLLYEIITYGKIPYPGMSNGEVMNSVQRGYRMPRPENCPTELYDIMTTCWKTKPEDRPTFDYIQSVLDDFYTATEGQYQQQP